The following proteins are encoded in a genomic region of Bernardetia sp. MNP-M8:
- a CDS encoding T9SS type A sorting domain-containing protein → MKNIFLIGITSILNLFLFYTNTFAQCPVGQGELKVVLYTDRQSSVDNDYTVKVDGVTVATGAIGSLANQQVVELYIGCHANNSMVEVTVNDNDDDGISDISLNGSDEDSPDFNIQYEGVVILSGDVIESGGLLTPTGGLPLSCSGTNERLIIKLYPDSFSDTENSYSIKINGAVVASGAVGSLPDETGTDYNLYVGCHAPTDIVEVEILDNSGDGIEPDGNYNSPSWRMSYGGIPLLSSLVVGDGGILTPAGGLQLKPTCGTNQVPLYMSIYTDSFSDTENSYSISIGGTVVASGAVGTLPEENVIMLDLGCQTIGDDVSVTFTDNFGDGISASTGDATWILYAAGNSSLCESSLIASGEVNGSGTTQIVPIEIPLCGFADCEFKRPLCVDLTTTLTFSSGTARGAVNEIITGVDFGCLGASERNSAWYYLQVDPSAPTNSTLSFQMIGNLDADYDYAVWGPFTRPDVCGADLGAPTDCSFSFTSNETVTLTNVNPNEYYVFMISRYGDTETTHTLVQLAGSTASTTCSIVTNPCSLQLPDDYSICAGETTTLTAGVTPNSSSWSYQWFLNGTAITGATNRNYTVPAQFASTTFTQNYRVEASNSAFGCNVQDEIILTIRAGEFDLDLGDDISRCDAAGEIILNASDPSQGAGFTYQWFENGVAINGATNSTLNVNFTSTGGNPVTNTYRVIVTDSSPTGCSQADEIDVTFVPDPIISLGADIIACDAFGTVTLNAADASHGSTISYQWFRNGVAINGATNATLDVSFASQAGVAQTRTYRAEVTDSRGTGCTQADEVEVTFKPNLVVNLGQDLEYCENVFQFNINASDATHSGNMTYELFENGTSIATSNSPLFSVSINEPNATTLQTRTYRVKATDNTSLGCTTVSNDLKVTYNYKPLIIPIADRIDVECTSNQLTAQISNQNDNHLTYSWMYSGANTQYEISTTASVLVNRSGTYTLTVTATLNNGTTCSSVESFVLKCNEDPIPEYVPVLTGQAGYSYVDLEWTDVPEGMDFLEFEVYMGIGDEEPTILASITPNTFARVDLLNGRKYSFRVRPIYVNQGGNNYELGAYSNIVYLTPSIVLGQDETDKRSAISLFPNPSNGSFTVEFKAIQAQKANLTVVDLTGKVILTQSLSDLNNGSKQNIELNGVSSGVYIVQVQTEKGVYQQKITIMK, encoded by the coding sequence ATGAAAAATATATTCTTAATAGGAATAACCTCAATCCTAAATTTATTCTTATTTTATACTAATACTTTTGCTCAATGTCCTGTTGGGCAAGGAGAACTAAAAGTAGTCCTTTATACAGATAGACAAAGTAGTGTAGATAATGATTACACAGTAAAAGTTGATGGAGTAACAGTAGCAACAGGTGCTATAGGAAGCCTAGCAAATCAACAGGTGGTAGAACTTTATATTGGTTGCCATGCAAATAATTCCATGGTAGAAGTAACAGTCAATGACAATGACGACGATGGAATAAGTGACATATCACTTAACGGTTCTGATGAAGATTCTCCTGATTTTAACATTCAGTATGAAGGAGTAGTGATTTTGTCTGGTGATGTCATAGAATCTGGTGGTTTACTCACTCCTACTGGAGGATTACCTCTTTCTTGTTCAGGCACAAATGAACGTCTAATTATAAAGCTATATCCTGATAGTTTTTCAGATACTGAAAACAGCTATTCTATCAAAATAAATGGAGCAGTTGTCGCAAGTGGTGCAGTAGGAAGTCTTCCTGACGAAACAGGTACTGATTATAATCTCTATGTAGGATGTCATGCTCCTACTGACATAGTAGAAGTAGAAATTTTAGATAACTCTGGAGATGGTATTGAACCTGATGGAAATTATAACAGTCCTTCTTGGAGAATGTCTTATGGAGGCATTCCATTATTATCAAGTCTTGTGGTTGGAGATGGAGGTATTTTAACTCCTGCAGGTGGACTACAACTTAAACCAACATGTGGGACAAATCAAGTACCTTTATATATGTCTATTTATACTGACTCATTTAGTGATACAGAAAATTCATATTCTATAAGCATAGGAGGAACTGTAGTAGCTTCAGGAGCAGTAGGTACTTTACCAGAAGAAAACGTTATTATGTTAGATTTAGGTTGTCAAACTATAGGAGATGATGTTTCTGTTACCTTCACAGATAATTTTGGAGATGGTATTTCTGCTTCTACTGGTGATGCTACTTGGATTTTATATGCAGCAGGTAATTCCTCTCTTTGTGAAAGTAGTTTAATTGCATCTGGAGAAGTAAATGGCTCAGGTACAACTCAGATAGTGCCTATAGAAATTCCTCTTTGTGGCTTTGCAGACTGTGAATTCAAACGTCCTTTATGTGTAGATTTAACAACAACTCTTACATTTTCTTCTGGTACAGCTCGTGGTGCTGTTAATGAGATTATCACAGGTGTTGATTTTGGTTGTTTAGGTGCTTCTGAAAGAAATTCAGCTTGGTATTATTTGCAGGTAGATCCATCAGCTCCTACTAACTCTACACTTAGCTTTCAAATGATTGGAAATCTTGATGCAGACTATGATTATGCTGTTTGGGGACCTTTTACACGACCTGATGTATGTGGTGCTGATTTAGGTGCACCTACTGATTGTAGTTTTAGTTTTACATCTAATGAAACTGTTACCTTAACTAATGTAAACCCAAATGAATATTATGTATTTATGATTAGTAGATATGGCGATACAGAAACTACTCATACTTTAGTTCAGCTTGCAGGTAGTACCGCTAGTACAACTTGTTCAATTGTAACCAATCCTTGTTCACTACAACTGCCTGACGATTATTCTATATGTGCAGGAGAAACAACAACTCTTACAGCAGGTGTTACTCCTAACTCATCTTCTTGGTCTTATCAGTGGTTTTTAAATGGTACAGCTATTACAGGTGCTACAAATAGAAATTATACTGTTCCAGCACAATTTGCCTCAACTACTTTTACTCAAAACTATAGAGTAGAGGCTTCCAATAGTGCATTTGGTTGTAATGTACAAGATGAGATAATACTTACTATACGAGCAGGTGAATTTGATCTTGATTTAGGGGATGATATTTCTCGTTGTGACGCAGCAGGTGAAATTATACTTAATGCTTCTGACCCTTCTCAAGGAGCAGGTTTTACATATCAATGGTTTGAAAATGGAGTAGCTATTAATGGAGCAACAAACTCAACTCTAAATGTAAACTTTACTTCTACAGGTGGTAACCCTGTTACAAATACTTACAGAGTAATAGTAACAGATTCTTCTCCAACAGGTTGTAGTCAAGCTGATGAAATTGATGTTACCTTTGTTCCAGACCCAATTATAAGTTTAGGGGCAGATATTATAGCATGTGATGCTTTTGGCACAGTTACACTTAATGCTGCTGATGCTTCTCATGGCAGTACTATTTCTTACCAATGGTTTAGAAATGGAGTGGCTATTAATGGAGCAACAAATGCTACTTTAGATGTTTCTTTTGCTTCTCAAGCTGGTGTAGCTCAAACAAGAACCTATCGTGCAGAAGTTACTGATTCTCGTGGTACAGGTTGTACACAAGCTGATGAAGTTGAGGTTACTTTCAAACCTAATTTGGTAGTCAATTTAGGTCAAGATTTAGAGTATTGTGAAAATGTTTTCCAATTTAATATTAATGCTTCAGATGCTACTCATAGTGGTAATATGACCTATGAATTATTCGAAAATGGAACATCAATAGCTACCTCTAACAGCCCACTATTTTCAGTTTCTATAAATGAGCCAAATGCAACAACTCTTCAAACTCGTACATATAGAGTTAAAGCAACTGATAACACATCTTTAGGTTGTACAACAGTGAGTAATGATTTGAAAGTTACTTATAATTACAAACCTCTTATTATTCCTATTGCAGATAGAATTGATGTAGAGTGTACATCTAACCAACTGACAGCTCAGATTAGTAATCAAAATGATAATCACTTAACTTACTCTTGGATGTATTCAGGAGCTAATACACAGTATGAAATTTCAACTACAGCTTCTGTTTTAGTAAATAGAAGTGGTACTTACACACTCACAGTTACTGCGACTTTAAACAATGGAACTACTTGTAGTAGTGTAGAATCATTCGTATTGAAGTGTAATGAAGACCCTATTCCAGAATATGTTCCAGTTCTGACAGGACAAGCAGGTTATTCATATGTAGACTTAGAATGGACAGATGTACCAGAAGGTATGGACTTTTTAGAATTTGAAGTCTATATGGGAATAGGTGATGAAGAACCAACTATACTTGCTAGCATTACTCCAAATACTTTTGCAAGAGTAGATTTATTAAATGGCAGAAAGTATTCTTTCCGTGTTCGTCCTATTTATGTAAACCAAGGAGGAAACAATTATGAACTAGGAGCTTATTCAAATATTGTTTACTTAACTCCTTCTATCGTCTTAGGACAAGATGAAACAGACAAACGTTCTGCAATTTCTCTTTTCCCAAATCCATCTAATGGTAGCTTTACAGTAGAATTTAAAGCAATTCAGGCACAAAAGGCTAACTTAACTGTTGTTGACTTAACAGGAAAGGTTATTCTTACACAATCACTTTCAGATTTGAATAATGGTTCAAAACAAAACATCGAACTGAATGGAGTTTCTAGTGGCGTTTATATTGTTCAAGTGCAAACTGAAAAAGGAGTCTATCAACAAAAAATTACGATTATGAAATAA
- a CDS encoding lipocalin family protein, with product MKFNYVRILASFILLISVGAFTSCSSLTSDPNGVTDGAFVGSWTLTKANYGTEVAEQSSFQGFTVSLNSSNSYVITNPMSNPVPSKLSGTYEASGGFLVFDGSTSVRLVTLSGNTMTWEWEVSKPGKQTTTYRYTFERS from the coding sequence ATGAAATTTAATTATGTGCGTATACTCGCCTCTTTCATCTTATTAATAAGCGTAGGAGCATTTACATCTTGTTCTTCACTCACATCAGATCCAAATGGAGTTACTGATGGAGCTTTCGTTGGTAGTTGGACACTTACTAAAGCCAATTATGGAACTGAGGTAGCAGAACAATCATCTTTTCAAGGATTTACTGTTTCTTTAAATTCTAGTAATTCATATGTTATCACTAATCCAATGTCTAATCCTGTTCCTTCAAAACTAAGTGGTACTTATGAAGCTAGTGGTGGCTTCTTAGTTTTTGATGGCTCAACTTCTGTACGTTTGGTAACTCTTAGTGGAAACACCATGACTTGGGAGTGGGAAGTATCTAAACCAGGTAAACAAACTACAACTTATAGATATACATTTGAGCGATCATAA